Proteins encoded by one window of Candidatus Zixiibacteriota bacterium:
- a CDS encoding peptidylprolyl isomerase, with translation MKRVTFILIFGLALVVALGCSKDDKAGDTSGQTGATADSAAPMTRWDSLAAIRYPVRDENNKFVTLVTDYGNMTLELYRDVAPVHADSFVARVQDGFYDNSTFFRVIDNFMIQGGDPTGTGKGKVGYYLAAEFSDLPHQDGTLAMARSSDVNSASTQFYICLARNRQTASLDGKYTVFGQLIKGYDVLHKMGSVEVVANPERGGEVSEPVEEIFLRAAFVSDAEGNEIQ, from the coding sequence ATGAAAAGAGTTACCTTTATTTTGATTTTTGGTCTGGCTTTGGTGGTTGCCCTTGGATGCTCCAAGGATGATAAAGCCGGGGATACTTCCGGTCAGACCGGCGCTACCGCCGATTCGGCTGCTCCGATGACTCGCTGGGACAGCCTCGCCGCTATCCGGTATCCGGTCCGCGACGAAAACAACAAATTCGTGACTCTGGTCACGGATTACGGCAACATGACCCTGGAGCTGTATCGTGATGTCGCTCCGGTCCATGCTGATTCGTTCGTGGCCAGGGTACAGGATGGCTTCTACGACAACAGCACGTTCTTCAGAGTTATCGATAACTTCATGATTCAGGGTGGCGACCCGACCGGCACCGGCAAGGGTAAGGTAGGCTATTACCTGGCGGCTGAATTCAGCGATCTTCCTCATCAGGACGGAACTCTCGCCATGGCCCGTTCGAGCGACGTAAATTCGGCATCGACACAGTTCTATATTTGTTTGGCCCGAAACCGTCAGACAGCTTCGCTCGATGGTAAATATACTGTTTTCGGACAACTCATTAAGGGGTATGATGTCCTTCATAAGATGGGTTCGGTTGAAGTTGTGGCCAATCCGGAGCGTGGCGGCGAGGTCTCCGAGCCGGTGGAAGAGATATTCTTGCGCGCCGCTTTTGTATCTGATGCCGAAGGCAACGAGATACAGTAG
- the ccsA gene encoding cytochrome c biogenesis protein CcsA — MFLAMSAVIVFSFITPMPQQQIGEASRIFYYHIPQAWICVIAFAMSMIYSIRYLKSKDLVEDDKAVVAAKLGFVFCILATITGSIFAKVTWGSFWNWDPRETSIFILLLIYGAYFALRGAVEVEEKKASLAAVYSIFAFITVPFLIFVVPRIVPSLHPEDSIVDQNLEFTMGPVVRTIFFSSLALFTVVYFWMYSLARRVQILERKQLELED, encoded by the coding sequence TTGTTCTTGGCGATGTCGGCGGTGATAGTTTTCAGTTTTATCACGCCGATGCCTCAGCAGCAGATTGGTGAGGCCAGCCGTATTTTCTATTACCATATCCCGCAGGCCTGGATTTGTGTCATCGCCTTTGCCATGTCGATGATTTACTCCATCCGATATCTCAAATCGAAAGATTTAGTTGAAGACGACAAGGCTGTTGTCGCCGCCAAACTGGGATTCGTATTCTGTATTCTCGCCACGATTACCGGCTCGATTTTTGCCAAAGTAACGTGGGGCTCATTCTGGAACTGGGATCCCAGGGAAACATCGATATTTATCTTATTGTTAATATACGGCGCTTATTTCGCCCTGCGGGGAGCGGTCGAAGTCGAGGAGAAGAAAGCCTCGCTTGCGGCGGTTTATTCCATTTTCGCTTTTATAACGGTGCCGTTTTTGATTTTCGTGGTACCAAGAATAGTACCATCGCTTCACCCCGAAGACTCAATCGTCGACCAGAACCTCGAGTTCACGATGGGTCCGGTGGTGAGAACAATATTCTTTTCGTCGCTGGCGCTTTTCACGGTTGTCTATTTCTGGATGTACAGCCTGGCGCGCCGGGTTCAGATTTTAGAAAGAAAGCAATTGGAACTGGAGGATTAA
- a CDS encoding DUF1573 domain-containing protein, with translation MFRGTTIILIIGMAFVSTVLAAPKATITDNSFDFGKIVQHTKVSHTFWIKSTGTEPLRITKIVPGCGCTQIPLTDSVIAPGDSTALEILFSSKSFYGRIVKTPSIFTNASDEKIGLMIKAEVLLEPDSLMPLRVTPYEVDVSQAGERERRYSIFLIENLTNRDYTLKLVDGNAGTFKVTLPEMIKAGETVEGMVVVNDVSTAKDFEKSITFEIGDDFHTRYTLPVKRLTGSP, from the coding sequence ATGTTCAGGGGAACGACAATCATCTTAATCATTGGGATGGCGTTTGTCTCGACAGTTCTCGCCGCGCCCAAAGCCACCATCACTGACAACAGTTTTGATTTTGGCAAGATAGTCCAACACACCAAGGTGAGTCACACCTTTTGGATCAAATCCACCGGCACGGAGCCTCTTCGGATCACCAAAATTGTTCCGGGTTGTGGCTGTACACAGATACCGCTGACGGATTCCGTCATAGCCCCCGGTGATAGCACCGCCCTTGAAATCCTATTTTCCAGCAAGTCGTTCTATGGCCGTATTGTCAAAACGCCATCGATTTTCACCAACGCCTCGGATGAAAAAATCGGGCTGATGATCAAAGCTGAGGTGCTGCTCGAGCCGGACAGTTTAATGCCGTTGAGAGTCACACCTTACGAGGTCGACGTGTCACAGGCCGGTGAACGTGAACGCCGCTACAGCATTTTTCTGATTGAGAACCTAACCAATCGCGACTATACGTTGAAGCTTGTTGACGGCAACGCCGGTACTTTCAAAGTCACGCTGCCGGAAATGATAAAGGCGGGGGAGACGGTTGAAGGAATGGTCGTGGTGAACGATGTATCTACAGCCAAAGATTTCGAAAAATCTATCACTTTCGAGATAGGCGATGATTTCCATACCCGTTACACTCTGCCGGTTAAGCGACTGACCGGCTCACCATGA
- a CDS encoding ABC transporter ATP-binding protein, whose product MFSLKAHQLSKRFGARKVFSDIEIDLATGQSLAVVGPNGSGKSTLLNVLLKMLRPTKGTVEYSEDDRLLDEDAVRSRISFVAPYLSLYDHLTAEENLRFFSTVAGDFVTGKEINALLAKVGLEGRGQDHVAGYSSGMKQRLKYAVALLNRPAFLFLDEPTSNLDEAGKALVTSVIEQYRRECIIIIATNEPQEYGFAQQVCRLS is encoded by the coding sequence ATGTTTAGTCTCAAGGCGCATCAGTTATCGAAAAGGTTCGGCGCGAGAAAGGTATTCTCGGATATAGAGATTGACCTCGCTACCGGACAATCGCTGGCCGTGGTGGGTCCCAATGGCTCCGGAAAGTCCACTCTCCTGAATGTCCTTTTGAAAATGCTTCGCCCCACGAAAGGTACGGTCGAGTACTCCGAGGATGACCGTTTGCTCGACGAAGATGCTGTCAGGTCGAGGATCTCGTTTGTCGCTCCGTATCTGAGCCTGTATGACCACCTGACAGCAGAGGAGAACCTCAGGTTTTTCAGCACGGTCGCGGGGGATTTTGTCACCGGCAAAGAAATCAATGCTCTGCTGGCGAAGGTTGGCCTTGAGGGAAGAGGACAGGATCATGTGGCCGGGTATTCATCGGGAATGAAACAGCGTCTTAAATACGCCGTGGCTCTCTTGAACCGGCCGGCCTTTTTGTTTTTGGACGAACCAACGTCAAACCTCGACGAAGCCGGGAAGGCGCTGGTTACGAGTGTGATTGAGCAGTATCGTCGGGAGTGTATTATCATAATCGCCACTAACGAACCACAGGAGTATGGTTTTGCCCAGCAGGTCTGCCGGCTTAGTTAG
- a CDS encoding heme exporter protein CcmB, protein MPSRSAGLVSKSFAVFAKDIRLELRTRYALNAILMFGITTLAVVSFSLGQSGLSPKLLAALFWVIMFFSAMSGLAQVFIREEETGTALALKLTADPDCIYIGKLVFNFVLLSTMTAIVTPLFFVFTDAPVDNLPWFLAVLALGVVGLCGATTLVASIIAKASVKGALFSVLSFPILMPLLISLVSATQKTLENAPFGEFSAELQFLVAYAVVMVTASIMLFKFVWQE, encoded by the coding sequence TTGCCCAGCAGGTCTGCCGGCTTAGTTAGCAAGTCGTTCGCTGTGTTCGCGAAAGATATCCGTCTGGAGCTGCGAACACGCTATGCTTTGAACGCTATCCTTATGTTTGGCATCACGACTCTGGCGGTGGTGTCGTTCTCATTGGGGCAGAGCGGGCTTTCGCCGAAGCTGCTGGCCGCGCTCTTCTGGGTTATCATGTTCTTTTCGGCTATGTCGGGTCTGGCACAGGTTTTTATCAGGGAAGAAGAGACCGGGACGGCTTTGGCGCTCAAGCTGACTGCCGACCCGGATTGCATTTATATTGGGAAACTCGTTTTCAATTTCGTTTTGCTGTCGACCATGACAGCCATCGTAACGCCGCTGTTTTTTGTTTTCACCGACGCACCCGTTGATAATCTGCCGTGGTTCCTGGCGGTGCTTGCTCTGGGAGTTGTCGGTCTGTGTGGCGCCACCACTTTGGTAGCTTCGATTATTGCCAAAGCCTCGGTTAAAGGAGCCTTGTTCTCAGTGCTCTCGTTTCCGATTTTGATGCCGCTATTGATCTCCCTGGTCAGCGCGACACAAAAGACGCTCGAGAACGCACCCTTCGGCGAGTTTTCAGCCGAGCTCCAGTTTTTGGTGGCCTACGCCGTGGTGATGGTCACGGCATCCATAATGCTTTTCAAGTTTGTCTGGCAGGAATAG
- the lepB gene encoding signal peptidase I, with protein sequence MSKASLSDTVWDNFKQIFIAVILAVIIKTSIVEAYKIPSQSMEDTLLVGDFLLANKFVYGARLPLVDWRLPALDKPQQGDIVIFIFPRDGVTKYIKRCVAGPGDTIEIKDKVVYVNGDIYSLPEHGKYIDVNSAGELNVQPRRPGGGDSRDNFGPFVVPENSYFMMGDNRDNSFDSRYWGVVPYDHVLGEALIVHWSWDDSIHPSPDVSVSDPLSVPRMFIYNAVHFFEKVRWGRLFGIIR encoded by the coding sequence ATGAGCAAAGCAAGTCTCTCGGATACGGTTTGGGATAATTTCAAACAGATATTCATCGCGGTGATCCTCGCCGTGATAATCAAGACCTCAATCGTCGAGGCCTACAAGATACCATCGCAGTCAATGGAAGACACTCTGCTGGTCGGCGACTTTCTCTTGGCGAATAAATTCGTCTACGGAGCCAGGTTGCCGCTGGTGGATTGGCGGTTGCCCGCGCTGGACAAACCTCAGCAGGGGGATATCGTAATCTTCATTTTCCCACGCGATGGTGTGACGAAGTATATCAAACGTTGCGTAGCCGGGCCGGGCGATACAATCGAGATTAAAGACAAGGTCGTTTACGTCAACGGAGATATTTATTCGCTTCCCGAACATGGGAAATATATTGATGTCAATTCAGCCGGCGAACTTAATGTCCAGCCAAGGCGACCCGGAGGCGGCGACAGCCGTGATAATTTCGGGCCGTTTGTCGTACCTGAAAATTCATATTTCATGATGGGTGATAACAGGGATAACTCGTTTGACTCCCGGTACTGGGGGGTTGTCCCTTATGACCACGTGCTGGGTGAAGCTCTCATTGTGCATTGGTCGTGGGATGACTCGATTCACCCGTCACCCGATGTCTCTGTTTCTGACCCGCTCTCGGTGCCGCGCATGTTTATATACAACGCTGTTCATTTCTTCGAGAAAGTGCGGTGGGGCAGACTGTTTGGGATAATAAGATAG
- a CDS encoding cytochrome c maturation protein CcmE produces MKAKYIIGGIVIVLFVVWGASAFLKTTIQYVSIQEASRADRTVQVMGKIDFERVVYNADQSRLEFAIYDAEASDKATARSMNVVYYGVVPGNFDQATSVVLKGKADGDHFVADQMLVKCPSKYQGEGNQEYQDIKKHDEAQEAGV; encoded by the coding sequence ATGAAAGCCAAGTATATAATTGGCGGGATTGTTATAGTGCTTTTTGTCGTGTGGGGGGCATCCGCCTTTCTCAAGACTACCATTCAATATGTATCGATTCAAGAGGCATCGCGGGCCGATCGTACGGTTCAGGTGATGGGTAAAATAGATTTCGAAAGAGTCGTCTACAACGCCGACCAGTCGCGTCTGGAGTTCGCTATCTATGACGCTGAGGCTTCCGATAAAGCCACTGCCCGGAGCATGAATGTCGTTTATTACGGCGTCGTGCCGGGAAATTTTGACCAGGCAACTTCGGTGGTGCTCAAGGGCAAGGCCGATGGTGACCATTTCGTGGCCGACCAGATGCTGGTCAAGTGCCCGTCGAAATACCAGGGCGAGGGCAATCAGGAGTATCAGGACATAAAGAAACATGACGAAGCGCAGGAGGCCGGAGTATAA
- the ccsA gene encoding cytochrome c biogenesis protein CcsA produces MSDNAPGDLLIFLGFAFNILAGVFFFLMARGNKSYESLAKKSYHAFTISTVLASAYLFYLFFSHNFAIKYVHDYSDSTLPFFYLLSAFWGGQEGTYLLWLMFNAFFGYIIIYNGEQYRNWAMVIYSSVNLFFLVLLTNLSPFAMMDFIPADGAGLNPLLQDAWMVIHPPIIFVGYSMAAIPFAFAMAALIKNDYSGWLKKVFPWAAITALMLAGGNILGGYWAYKTLGWGGYWAWDPVENSSFIPWFASLALLHGLVIEKRSGALRKTNFLLTSFVFLLVIYGTFLTRSGVLADFSVHSFVDLGINKYLVGFLVFYLLMTLVLFVPRIKSIGHKPLNYNYYNKEFILFAGMTLLTIFSIVVLFWTSLPILSGLFSNEPRAADLATYNGFALPFAIMFALLLTVSPFLNYNNFVPNNWSKKLVITAIISAAIGFGLFYFGSGSSLVFAVVFTLVLTGLVMFFFKRDLIKLIVPAIVTFVIVIVICELLSIDKYLYVLFFATAAMAVVSNLVSIFSFLPHRWKIMGGQLTHLGFGLMLIGVLASSAFTSDEKLVLPRGDQAPAYGLEVSYEGMEHDITFPKNKLLLSYEEDGESYDIHPQLYFSERLNGIMRKPYIQRNLLYDLYFSPEQIQDMGGESGLILAKGETRSVEGYDFTFTGFEMGGHDMGEGMSVTANVLVAKDGDTTEIRPAVSIASDESGKRTVDTPATFGENGQFNVTINQIIADRHAVSLSIPGLFKSQAPDRLILSITKKPVINLVWAGTTLILLGTIIVFLRRRSELNSQ; encoded by the coding sequence ATGAGCGACAACGCACCGGGCGACCTGCTGATTTTTCTTGGTTTCGCTTTCAACATACTGGCCGGCGTGTTCTTCTTTCTTATGGCTCGCGGCAATAAATCGTATGAAAGCCTCGCGAAGAAAAGCTACCACGCCTTCACGATTTCGACAGTGCTGGCGTCGGCCTACCTGTTTTATCTGTTTTTCAGCCACAATTTTGCCATAAAGTACGTTCACGACTATTCCGACTCGACCCTTCCGTTTTTCTACCTGCTTTCGGCGTTCTGGGGTGGTCAGGAAGGCACCTATCTTCTGTGGCTGATGTTCAACGCCTTTTTCGGCTACATTATCATCTACAACGGCGAGCAATACCGCAACTGGGCGATGGTTATTTACAGTTCGGTCAATCTGTTCTTTCTGGTCCTCCTCACGAATCTGTCGCCGTTTGCCATGATGGATTTCATCCCGGCCGATGGCGCCGGGCTCAATCCGCTGTTGCAGGATGCGTGGATGGTGATTCATCCTCCGATTATCTTTGTCGGATACTCGATGGCGGCGATTCCGTTCGCGTTTGCTATGGCGGCGTTGATTAAGAACGATTATTCCGGCTGGCTCAAGAAAGTGTTTCCGTGGGCGGCCATAACGGCGCTTATGCTGGCCGGCGGAAATATCCTCGGTGGATACTGGGCATATAAGACTCTCGGATGGGGCGGTTACTGGGCATGGGATCCGGTAGAAAACTCATCTTTCATTCCATGGTTCGCATCGCTCGCCCTACTTCACGGGCTGGTCATCGAAAAACGCAGCGGGGCTCTTCGCAAAACGAACTTCCTGCTCACCTCTTTCGTTTTTCTGCTGGTGATTTACGGAACGTTTCTTACCCGAAGCGGTGTACTGGCCGACTTTTCGGTTCACAGTTTTGTAGATCTCGGCATCAACAAGTATCTGGTCGGTTTCCTCGTTTTTTATCTCTTGATGACGCTAGTGTTATTCGTGCCGCGCATCAAATCGATAGGACACAAGCCGCTGAATTACAATTACTATAACAAGGAGTTCATCCTGTTCGCGGGCATGACCCTGTTGACCATCTTCTCCATCGTCGTTTTGTTCTGGACTTCACTGCCGATACTTTCGGGTCTATTTTCCAACGAACCCCGCGCTGCCGATTTGGCGACCTACAACGGCTTTGCGCTGCCGTTTGCCATTATGTTTGCTCTGCTGCTTACGGTGTCGCCGTTTTTGAACTACAATAATTTCGTGCCAAATAACTGGAGCAAGAAACTGGTCATAACGGCGATAATATCAGCCGCCATCGGTTTCGGGCTGTTCTATTTCGGATCCGGCTCATCGCTGGTGTTCGCCGTGGTTTTCACGCTTGTTTTGACGGGTTTGGTCATGTTCTTCTTCAAGCGCGACCTCATCAAGTTGATAGTACCCGCGATTGTCACGTTCGTTATTGTTATAGTGATATGCGAGTTGCTTTCGATAGACAAATATCTCTATGTGCTGTTTTTCGCCACCGCGGCGATGGCTGTTGTTTCCAATCTTGTCTCGATCTTCAGTTTCCTTCCTCATCGATGGAAAATCATGGGCGGTCAGCTCACCCATCTGGGGTTCGGGCTGATGCTTATCGGGGTACTCGCGTCTTCGGCATTTACCAGTGATGAGAAACTGGTCCTTCCACGGGGGGACCAGGCTCCGGCGTATGGGCTGGAAGTCTCTTATGAAGGGATGGAACACGATATCACTTTTCCAAAGAACAAATTGTTGCTCAGCTATGAAGAAGACGGCGAGAGTTATGACATCCATCCCCAGTTGTATTTCTCCGAGCGTCTGAACGGCATCATGAGGAAACCGTATATTCAGCGAAATCTGCTCTATGATTTATATTTCTCGCCCGAACAAATACAGGATATGGGTGGAGAGAGTGGTCTGATACTGGCGAAGGGGGAAACAAGGTCGGTCGAAGGCTACGATTTTACTTTCACTGGCTTCGAAATGGGCGGGCATGATATGGGCGAAGGTATGTCGGTTACCGCCAATGTCCTGGTAGCCAAAGATGGAGACACCACTGAGATTCGCCCCGCCGTATCCATTGCGTCCGACGAGAGCGGCAAGCGCACGGTTGACACTCCCGCCACTTTCGGCGAGAACGGTCAGTTCAATGTGACCATCAACCAGATCATCGCCGATCGTCACGCGGTTTCATTGAGTATCCCCGGCTTGTTCAAAAGTCAGGCGCCGGACAGACTGATTCTTTCCATAACCAAAAAACCGGTGATCAATCTGGTCTGGGCCGGTACAACCCTGATACTTCTCGGCACGATAATTGTCTTTCTGCGCCGACGGTCGGAGCTGAATTCGCAATAG
- the rseP gene encoding RIP metalloprotease RseP, translating into MLTMLAFIFVLGVLIFIHELGHFLVAKKVGIKVEKFSLGFPPNIFAKKWGETTYCIGLIPLGGYVKMAAENPGEETTGSPDEFMSKSVGERAAVIFAGPFMNYVLAIVLLIGIFMFSGKAVYDDNKVVVGEVVDGSPAQLADLRIDDIIIAIDNHPIANFDSLRNRINAVVERPIDLTWTRGNDTINAAMTTIISEVPNLDGSIDTVGVIGFSQKPVRYESYGVGEAFEQGFITAHVIVWETIKFIKRIVSGEVSAKMIGGPIFIAQQSGKEARKGAANLFFFMALLSVNLAVLNVLPIPVLDGGSLVFLAMEKLKGSPLSMRARVIAQQVGLVVLLGLILVVTYNDIIRWLQSI; encoded by the coding sequence ATGCTGACAATGCTTGCGTTCATATTCGTGCTCGGAGTGCTGATTTTCATCCATGAGCTTGGCCACTTTTTGGTGGCCAAGAAGGTGGGGATAAAAGTCGAGAAATTTTCGCTTGGCTTCCCGCCTAACATATTCGCTAAAAAGTGGGGAGAGACCACCTACTGTATCGGGTTGATTCCGCTGGGTGGGTATGTGAAAATGGCGGCCGAGAACCCGGGCGAAGAAACCACCGGATCTCCGGATGAGTTTATGTCGAAATCGGTTGGCGAACGGGCCGCGGTCATCTTCGCGGGACCGTTCATGAACTATGTTCTCGCCATCGTGCTGCTCATCGGCATATTCATGTTCTCTGGGAAAGCGGTTTACGATGACAACAAAGTGGTGGTCGGCGAGGTTGTAGACGGCAGTCCCGCGCAACTGGCGGACCTGAGGATTGATGATATTATCATCGCGATTGATAATCACCCGATCGCCAATTTCGATTCCCTGAGAAACCGCATTAACGCGGTTGTCGAAAGGCCGATAGATCTCACCTGGACCAGGGGCAACGACACTATCAACGCTGCCATGACCACGATAATATCGGAGGTGCCTAATCTGGACGGGAGTATTGATACTGTCGGTGTGATAGGTTTCAGCCAGAAACCGGTGCGATACGAAAGCTATGGTGTCGGCGAAGCGTTCGAACAGGGTTTCATAACCGCCCATGTGATTGTCTGGGAGACCATAAAGTTCATCAAGAGGATTGTTTCGGGTGAGGTATCCGCCAAAATGATTGGCGGGCCGATTTTTATCGCGCAGCAATCCGGCAAGGAAGCCCGAAAAGGAGCCGCCAACCTGTTTTTCTTTATGGCGCTTCTCTCGGTAAATCTGGCCGTGCTCAACGTGTTGCCGATACCGGTCCTCGATGGCGGCAGCTTGGTGTTTCTGGCGATGGAAAAGCTCAAAGGCTCGCCTTTGTCGATGAGGGCCAGGGTCATAGCGCAGCAAGTTGGCCTGGTGGTGCTGCTGGGATTAATCCTCGTTGTCACCTATAATGATATTATAAGATGGCTGCAAAGCATCTAA
- a CDS encoding retropepsin-like aspartic protease encodes MRTRSAIFIGVLLLPAMLQAGSIPFSPHRGLVEVNVTLDGYINGSFGIDTGADGLYIDREFAESHNLSLGPVSQSKRVAGVSGVAEASPVSLRSLRITDDETVYNLSAVAVDIGALSKQPESGHPDGLIGHDILRRFYVTVDYPSQRMELHASEPDFIGEESYEEIPFEMRGHLIIVNVTVNDDITVPMVFDYCASLSTISPWLAGQIGYDPDEDLRQTLSSVSLTDEVFSENVQVAITDHSSLQGTVPGARFEGILGASFLYRFKMTVDYKRQKIYVHK; translated from the coding sequence ATGAGAACAAGATCGGCAATTTTTATTGGCGTGCTCTTACTTCCGGCCATGCTTCAAGCCGGGTCAATACCGTTTAGTCCCCACCGAGGGCTGGTGGAAGTAAATGTTACGCTTGACGGCTACATTAACGGGAGTTTCGGAATCGACACCGGAGCCGATGGGCTCTATATCGACCGTGAGTTCGCCGAAAGCCACAATCTCTCCCTGGGCCCGGTCTCGCAATCCAAAAGAGTCGCCGGGGTCAGCGGTGTCGCTGAGGCTTCTCCGGTTTCCCTGCGGTCGCTGAGGATCACGGACGATGAAACAGTGTACAATCTCTCGGCTGTTGCGGTCGATATTGGCGCGTTGAGCAAACAACCCGAATCGGGGCATCCTGACGGCCTCATCGGCCATGACATTCTCAGGCGATTTTACGTTACGGTTGATTATCCATCACAGCGGATGGAACTTCACGCCTCCGAGCCGGATTTCATCGGCGAAGAATCCTACGAAGAGATCCCGTTCGAGATGCGGGGGCATTTAATAATCGTAAATGTAACCGTCAACGACGATATCACCGTTCCGATGGTGTTCGACTACTGTGCTTCGTTATCGACAATCTCACCTTGGCTGGCCGGACAGATAGGCTATGATCCCGACGAAGACTTAAGGCAGACTCTCTCGAGCGTATCGTTGACCGACGAGGTGTTTTCGGAGAATGTTCAAGTGGCGATAACCGACCATTCATCTTTGCAGGGGACAGTTCCGGGTGCCCGGTTCGAGGGCATTCTGGGGGCGAGTTTTCTCTATCGCTTCAAGATGACGGTTGATTACAAACGCCAGAAAATTTATGTTCACAAGTAG
- a CDS encoding 1-deoxy-D-xylulose-5-phosphate reductoisomerase: protein MTPKKLVILGCTGSIGKSTLEVLDAHPGRFSVRALAAYSNVDLLVEQYHKVRPQYLCVVDKTAGAEVRLRLKGEPVEVLTGEGELIKLAALDDVDIVVNAVVGAAGLRVSLETVKAGRTLALANKESLVCGGPLFPAIIQKTNARILPIDSEHSAIWQALASGKENEVRRLIITASGGPFRNLPMEKFNQITREQALSHPTWNMGPKITIDSATLANKGLEVIEAVVLFSVSVEKVKVVIHPQSIIHSMVEFIDSSIMAQLSRPDMKLPITYALFWPDRVQSDFGLLDIDKLRELTFEPPDLEKFRALKIAFEVARVGGTAPAVFNAANEVAVGAFLKSAVKFTDITDIIEDAVDKIDVVSQPSLDDILQADKRARETANDMIGRLQLC from the coding sequence ATGACGCCGAAAAAACTTGTCATTCTCGGCTGTACAGGCTCGATTGGTAAATCCACCCTGGAAGTACTCGATGCTCATCCGGGGCGGTTTTCTGTCAGGGCGCTGGCCGCGTATTCGAACGTCGATTTGCTCGTCGAACAATACCACAAGGTCAGGCCGCAGTACTTGTGTGTGGTCGACAAAACCGCCGGCGCCGAGGTCCGCTTGAGATTGAAAGGCGAGCCGGTGGAGGTCCTGACTGGTGAAGGCGAGCTTATCAAGCTGGCGGCGTTGGACGATGTCGATATAGTAGTCAACGCGGTAGTCGGGGCGGCCGGACTGAGGGTGTCGCTGGAGACCGTGAAGGCCGGTCGTACGCTGGCGCTGGCCAACAAGGAATCGCTGGTCTGCGGCGGTCCGCTTTTTCCTGCGATAATCCAAAAAACGAACGCCAGGATACTTCCCATAGACTCGGAGCATTCAGCAATATGGCAGGCACTCGCGTCGGGTAAAGAAAATGAAGTCAGAAGACTGATTATCACTGCCTCGGGTGGGCCATTTCGTAATCTACCAATGGAGAAGTTCAATCAGATCACACGCGAGCAGGCGCTGAGCCATCCGACGTGGAATATGGGCCCCAAAATCACCATCGACTCGGCCACCCTTGCCAACAAGGGTCTCGAAGTAATCGAGGCGGTCGTGTTGTTTTCCGTTTCGGTGGAGAAGGTCAAGGTGGTCATTCATCCGCAATCGATTATTCATTCCATGGTCGAGTTCATCGACTCATCCATAATGGCGCAACTCTCCCGACCGGACATGAAGCTGCCGATTACCTATGCTCTGTTCTGGCCCGATAGAGTACAATCCGATTTCGGCTTGCTTGATATCGACAAATTGCGGGAATTGACGTTTGAGCCTCCGGACCTTGAGAAATTCCGGGCTCTCAAAATAGCGTTCGAGGTTGCCCGAGTCGGCGGTACGGCACCGGCCGTTTTCAATGCCGCCAACGAGGTAGCCGTGGGAGCTTTTCTGAAATCCGCTGTCAAATTCACCGATATTACCGATATAATAGAAGATGCCGTAGATAAAATAGACGTTGTTTCTCAGCCTTCTCTGGACGATATTTTACAGGCCGACAAGAGGGCTCGTGAAACGGCCAATGATATGATAGGTAGATTACAGCTATGCTGA
- a CDS encoding CcmD family protein, producing the protein MDGNYVTLIVTLAVWIGLFLFLMNLDKKVRKIEEKIK; encoded by the coding sequence ATGGACGGCAATTACGTAACACTTATTGTAACGCTGGCCGTATGGATAGGTCTGTTCCTGTTTTTGATGAACCTTGACAAGAAGGTTCGGAAAATCGAGGAGAAAATTAAATGA